From a single Metopolophium dirhodum isolate CAU chromosome 6, ASM1992520v1, whole genome shotgun sequence genomic region:
- the LOC132946256 gene encoding 52 kDa repressor of the inhibitor of the protein kinase-like, whose protein sequence is MLPSNALDAIRCCDPIIFPNIFMLLKILCCLPGLKRIKTYLRNSMKEDRLNGLVLLSYYRNVVITPDEILNEMAKKPRKIDIVL, encoded by the exons atgcTACCTTCTAATGCATTGGATGCCATCAGGTGTTGTGACCCAATCATATTccctaatatatttatgttattaaaaattttgtgCTGTCTACCAGgcttaaaaagaataaaaacctACCTCAGAAACAGTATGAAAgag GATCGTCTCAATGGTTTAGTGCTTCTAAGTTATTACAGGAATGTTGTTATCACGCCAGatgaaatattaaacgaaatggCAAAGAAGCCGAGAAAAATTGATATAgtgttataa
- the LOC132947554 gene encoding tigger transposable element-derived protein 4-like, with protein MASGIKRKALTISDKLNILKKYDEGLAEKKKQKDIANELGIPPSTLRTLLKNRHEIEQSSLLGGSKRQKLKHGKYEELENILLEWFQQARSLNYPINGGIITEKAMEIAARLNLTEFSGSTGWLDRFRSRHSIVYRQISGEAESVNNDDIASWKNNVLPSLLRDYAPDDVYNADEFGLFFKLMPDKSFVFKNETCHGGKLSKERLTVLVCTNSTGTHKLKLVVIGKSRSPRCFKNVRTFPCEYLAQSRAWMTGILFINWIQQLDAFFGKQKRKIILFVDNCPAHPKDIPTTNIKLVFFPPNTTSKLQPLDQGIIKVIKQKYRKKLVQRYLRDMESTNQISTKVNVLDSIHYVSAAWDEIKPDVIINCFRKAAFGMLNNSEQADSSPLKEEDFQLLQNFADYATVDDELVTSSTRTLDEIIADTNLVDNEKEDDDQEEEDQDFPVSTPTITTGLQHLSEIRKY; from the exons ATGGCTAGTGGTATAAAACGTAAAGCGCTAACGATTTCGGACAAactcaacattttgaaaaagtacGATGAAGGATTggctgagaaaaaaaaacaaaaagatatTGCTAATGAACTGGGGATACCTCCTTCCACTTTAAGAactttattgaaaaacagacaTGAAATAGAACAAAGCAGCTTGTTAGGTGGCAGCAaacgacaaaaattaaaacacgggAAGTATGAAgagttggaaaatattttattggagtGGTTTCAACAAGCTCGTAGTTTAAATTATCCAATAAATGGAGGTATAATCACGGAAAAGGCGATGGAGATTGCCGCACGTCTCAACTTAACCGAATTTAGTGGATCGACTGGTTGGCTGGATAGATTTCGGAGTAGGCATAGCATTGTGTACCGGCAAATATCAGGTGAGGCTGAATCtgttaataatgatgatatagcTTCATGGAAAAATAACGTGTTGCCTTCATTACTGCGTGACTATGCTCCTGACGATGTATACAACGCTGATGAATTCGGATTGTTTTTTAAGCTTATGCCAGATaagtcttttgtttttaaaaatgagacATGCCATGGTGGAAAGTTGAGCAAGGAACGTCTCACGGTTTTAGTATGTACAAATTCTACCGGAACCCATAAATTGAAGTTGGTCGTCATTGGAAAAAGTAGGTCTCCTCGCTGTTTCAAAAATGTTCGTACGTTTCCATGTGAATACCTTGCTCAAAGTCGTGCTTGGATGACAGGAATACTATTCATAAACTGGATTCAACAGCTAGATGCATTTTTCGGTAAACAAAAGAGAAAAATTATTCTATTCGTCGACAATTGTCCGGCTCACCCTAAAGATATCCCTACTACCAATATAAAACTTGTTTTCTTTCCACCAAATACTACATCTAAGTTACAACCCCTAGATCAGGGTATCATTAAAGTGATAAAACAAAAGTACCGAAAAAAGTTAGTTCAGCGGTACTTGAGAGACATGGAGAGTACCAACCAAATTTCAACTAAAGTTAACGTTTTGGACTCCATACATTACGTTAGTGCCGCTTGGGATGAAATTAAACCAGATgtaataataaactgttttcGGAAAGCTGCATTTGGTATGTTGAACAACTCTGAACAGGCTGATAGCTCACCTTTAAAAGAAGAGGACTTTCAGCTTCTGCAAAATTTTGCTGATTATGCAACAGTAGATGATGAACTCGTAACCAGTAGCACTCGGACTTTAGATGAAATAATCGCTGATACGAACTTAGTGGACAATGAGAAAGAAGACGACGATCAAGAAGAAGAAGATCAAGACTTTCCAGTATCTACTCCTACAATAACTACTGGTTTGCAACATTTATCGGAAATTCGGAAA TATTAG
- the LOC132946698 gene encoding serine/threonine-protein kinase pakF-like isoform X1, translating to MLSLHHCSCWSTVLSRSGLQSSGRRSHGEKSVYFVMIVYVILLFCVFNTSVAAAAAADDGKNEIILVSNHKMYSRTTEIMDTPISVYSTNQTINGVSINIRTNTYYILESSGSLYAFSKNKTKTLLTTREILTDISYDWLNHQLYILIQSNTTTAYSIKKIDLEHEILEEVVSGFGAITQIEVDPYNGFLFWTSKLGLHSFDLADSEKSNILILKNEDIGPFVINYIQSCLFVIFRKQNTIMSVSLDGQKVINIRNNTHTALFSDAISLLYVNELFYWSNGSVIMREDYFIDDNKYYQTIYPEIHFKVNLLISNFIDQQPIPSPRNPSKSKNHSFMSKVKHEFNAKNHHLWYEYGSDEPWIILISGLLLISLFLTMVIKYCSAKKPNIIRKLREMPQSFVLTNNVGYQRAVLFQKRDNNELIRIKRKQITLTKRLGSGAFGEVFEGNVKDIINEKVEYCVALKSLNGCTSQYVLEEFLKEAKIMNNLKHKNILRVFGVCLDNEPNFIIMELMKEGDLLSYLRKTRPTQILNRMDYMRMCIDVAEGCSYLKNMHLVHRDLAARNCLVSSSDPKEQVIKIGDFGLARKMYAHCYRKEGEALLPVRWMSPESLVDGVYTSQSDVWAFGVLLWEIMSQGHQPYPGLSNINAMYYVQHGGRLEKPINCPKALYNLMKKCWHIQPEKRPTFEFCLKFLKSYYMVLEYINKRDTQLQIIPEYLNL from the exons ATGTTATCGTTACATCATTGTAGTTGTTGGTCAACGGTTTTGTCGCGCAGCGGTCTTCAATCGTCCGGTCGTCGTTCGCACGGCGAAAAATCCGTTTACTTCGTCATGATCGTttacgtgatattattattctgtgtgTTCAACACGTCTGTGgcggcagcagcagcagctgaTGACGGAAAG aatgaaATCATACTTGTTTcgaatcataaaatgtattcaagaaCTACCGAAATTATGGATACACCTATAAGTGTTTATTCCACAAATCAAACAATCAATG gtgtatcaattaatatacgtacaaatacatattatattttggaatCTTCTGGCTCATTATATGCATTTTCAAAGAATAAGACAAAAACTTTATTAACAACTAGAGAAATATTAACAGACATTTCCTACGATTGGCTGAATCATcagctttatattttaatacaatctaACACAACAACAGCgtacagtattaaaaaaattgatttggaACATGAAATATTAGAAGAAGTAGTATCTGGATTTGGTGCAATAACTCAGATTGAAGTGGACCCTTACAATGG atttttattttggacCTCGAAATTGGGACTGCATAGTTTTGATTTGGCCGATTCTGAAAAGTcaaatatactaattttaaaaaacgaaGATATCGGTCCAtttgttataaactatatacagtCATGTTTGTTCGTGATATTCCGAAAGCAAAACACCATAATGTCTGTTTCTTTGGATGG TCagaaagtaataaatattagaaataacaCACATACAGCGCTATTTTCTGATgctatatctttattatatgtgaatgaattattttattggtcGAATGGTTCTGTAATAATGAGAGAAGACTACTTTATTGATGATAACAAATACTATCAAACTATATATCCAGAAATTCATTTTAAagtcaatttattaatatctaattttattgATCAACAACCAATACCGTCTCCTAGAAATCCCTCAAAGTCAA aaaatcattCATTCATGTCCAAAGTGAAACATGAATTTAATGCAAAGAATCATCATTTGTGGTACGAATATGGATCAGATGAACCatggataatattaatatcaggACTTTTGTTGATTTCCCTATTTTTGACCATGGTCATCAAGTATT gTAGTGCTAAAAAGCCTAATATTATAAGGAAACTTAGAGAAATGCCACAATCTTTTGTACTTACTAATAATGTGGGTTATCAAAGAGCCGTGTTGTTTCAAAAAAGAGACAACAATGAATTGATCAGAATTAAACGTAAGCAAATAACGCTAACAAAAAGATTGGGATCAGGAGCTTTTGGAGAAGTTTTCGAAGGAAATGTCaaagatataataaatgaaaaagttgAATATTGTGTTGCGTTGAAATCATTAAATGGATGTACCAGTCAATATGTATTAgaagaatttttaaaagaagcaaaaataatgaataatttaaaacataaaaatattttgagagtTTTTGGAGTATGTTTAGATAATGaacctaattttattattatggaacTTATGAAAGAAGGTGATTTATTGAGTTATTTAAGAAAAACCAGACCAACCCAA ATATTGAACCGTATGGACTATATGAGAATGTGTATCGATGTAGCCGAAGGATGCTCATACCTTAAAAATATGCACCTTGTGCACAGAGATCTTGCAGCACGTAATTGCCTGGTATCGTCTTCCGACCCTAAAGAGcaagttataaaaattggtGATTTTGGATTGGCAAGAAAAATGTATGCACATTGTTACCGAAAAGAAGGAGAAGCTTTACTGCCTGTTCG atgGATGTCACCAGAATCACTAGTGGATGGTGTCTATACCAGTCAATCCGATGTTTGGGCCTTTGGTGTCTTGTTATGGGAAATTATGTCTCAAGGTCATCAACCTTATCCAGGACTATCTAATATAAATGCCATGTATTATGTTCAACACGGTGGAAGGCTTGAAAAACCAATAAATTGTCCAAAAGCttt atataatttgatgaaaaaatgttGGCATATCCAGCCAGAAAAAAGGCCCAcgtttgaattttgtttaaaattcttaaaatcatattatatggttttagaATACATTAACAAGAGAGATACACAACTACAGATTATtcctgaatatttaaatttataa
- the LOC132946698 gene encoding serine/threonine-protein kinase pakF-like isoform X2 has product MNEIILVSNHKMYSRTTEIMDTPISVYSTNQTINGVSINIRTNTYYILESSGSLYAFSKNKTKTLLTTREILTDISYDWLNHQLYILIQSNTTTAYSIKKIDLEHEILEEVVSGFGAITQIEVDPYNGFLFWTSKLGLHSFDLADSEKSNILILKNEDIGPFVINYIQSCLFVIFRKQNTIMSVSLDGQKVINIRNNTHTALFSDAISLLYVNELFYWSNGSVIMREDYFIDDNKYYQTIYPEIHFKVNLLISNFIDQQPIPSPRNPSKSKNHSFMSKVKHEFNAKNHHLWYEYGSDEPWIILISGLLLISLFLTMVIKYCSAKKPNIIRKLREMPQSFVLTNNVGYQRAVLFQKRDNNELIRIKRKQITLTKRLGSGAFGEVFEGNVKDIINEKVEYCVALKSLNGCTSQYVLEEFLKEAKIMNNLKHKNILRVFGVCLDNEPNFIIMELMKEGDLLSYLRKTRPTQILNRMDYMRMCIDVAEGCSYLKNMHLVHRDLAARNCLVSSSDPKEQVIKIGDFGLARKMYAHCYRKEGEALLPVRWMSPESLVDGVYTSQSDVWAFGVLLWEIMSQGHQPYPGLSNINAMYYVQHGGRLEKPINCPKALYNLMKKCWHIQPEKRPTFEFCLKFLKSYYMVLEYINKRDTQLQIIPEYLNL; this is encoded by the exons ATG aatgaaATCATACTTGTTTcgaatcataaaatgtattcaagaaCTACCGAAATTATGGATACACCTATAAGTGTTTATTCCACAAATCAAACAATCAATG gtgtatcaattaatatacgtacaaatacatattatattttggaatCTTCTGGCTCATTATATGCATTTTCAAAGAATAAGACAAAAACTTTATTAACAACTAGAGAAATATTAACAGACATTTCCTACGATTGGCTGAATCATcagctttatattttaatacaatctaACACAACAACAGCgtacagtattaaaaaaattgatttggaACATGAAATATTAGAAGAAGTAGTATCTGGATTTGGTGCAATAACTCAGATTGAAGTGGACCCTTACAATGG atttttattttggacCTCGAAATTGGGACTGCATAGTTTTGATTTGGCCGATTCTGAAAAGTcaaatatactaattttaaaaaacgaaGATATCGGTCCAtttgttataaactatatacagtCATGTTTGTTCGTGATATTCCGAAAGCAAAACACCATAATGTCTGTTTCTTTGGATGG TCagaaagtaataaatattagaaataacaCACATACAGCGCTATTTTCTGATgctatatctttattatatgtgaatgaattattttattggtcGAATGGTTCTGTAATAATGAGAGAAGACTACTTTATTGATGATAACAAATACTATCAAACTATATATCCAGAAATTCATTTTAAagtcaatttattaatatctaattttattgATCAACAACCAATACCGTCTCCTAGAAATCCCTCAAAGTCAA aaaatcattCATTCATGTCCAAAGTGAAACATGAATTTAATGCAAAGAATCATCATTTGTGGTACGAATATGGATCAGATGAACCatggataatattaatatcaggACTTTTGTTGATTTCCCTATTTTTGACCATGGTCATCAAGTATT gTAGTGCTAAAAAGCCTAATATTATAAGGAAACTTAGAGAAATGCCACAATCTTTTGTACTTACTAATAATGTGGGTTATCAAAGAGCCGTGTTGTTTCAAAAAAGAGACAACAATGAATTGATCAGAATTAAACGTAAGCAAATAACGCTAACAAAAAGATTGGGATCAGGAGCTTTTGGAGAAGTTTTCGAAGGAAATGTCaaagatataataaatgaaaaagttgAATATTGTGTTGCGTTGAAATCATTAAATGGATGTACCAGTCAATATGTATTAgaagaatttttaaaagaagcaaaaataatgaataatttaaaacataaaaatattttgagagtTTTTGGAGTATGTTTAGATAATGaacctaattttattattatggaacTTATGAAAGAAGGTGATTTATTGAGTTATTTAAGAAAAACCAGACCAACCCAA ATATTGAACCGTATGGACTATATGAGAATGTGTATCGATGTAGCCGAAGGATGCTCATACCTTAAAAATATGCACCTTGTGCACAGAGATCTTGCAGCACGTAATTGCCTGGTATCGTCTTCCGACCCTAAAGAGcaagttataaaaattggtGATTTTGGATTGGCAAGAAAAATGTATGCACATTGTTACCGAAAAGAAGGAGAAGCTTTACTGCCTGTTCG atgGATGTCACCAGAATCACTAGTGGATGGTGTCTATACCAGTCAATCCGATGTTTGGGCCTTTGGTGTCTTGTTATGGGAAATTATGTCTCAAGGTCATCAACCTTATCCAGGACTATCTAATATAAATGCCATGTATTATGTTCAACACGGTGGAAGGCTTGAAAAACCAATAAATTGTCCAAAAGCttt atataatttgatgaaaaaatgttGGCATATCCAGCCAGAAAAAAGGCCCAcgtttgaattttgtttaaaattcttaaaatcatattatatggttttagaATACATTAACAAGAGAGATACACAACTACAGATTATtcctgaatatttaaatttataa